The following proteins are encoded in a genomic region of Thiomonas sp. X19:
- a CDS encoding aldo/keto reductase, with product MLYRRLGRSGLQVSLFSLGSWVTFHNQVDASGVREMMAAARDAGVNFFDNAEVYANGQSEALMGEALAQLRWNRLDYVVSSKFFWGLDRGSADKPRINGRDTLNRKYLLQAVDGSLKRMKLDCIDLIYCHRADPHTPVDETVWAMHNIIEQGKALYWGTSEWTADEIRTAWDMAERHHLHKPVMEQPQYHLFHRKRVEQEYARLYESPQAAAAHQPPPEGDEKTSGGRAFSHEDMGLGLTTWSPLASGLLTGKYRQGVPAGSRGAMESVSFLREGLLDARKNAAVGELEAVARELGCSVAQLALAWVAHNPRVSSVILGASKLAQLHENLGALAVLPKLTTEVLKRMDAVTAGLAQ from the coding sequence ATGCTGTATCGCCGGCTCGGCCGCAGCGGGCTGCAGGTCAGCCTGTTCTCGCTCGGCTCCTGGGTCACGTTCCACAACCAGGTGGACGCCTCCGGCGTGCGCGAGATGATGGCCGCGGCGCGCGACGCCGGGGTCAACTTCTTCGACAACGCCGAGGTCTACGCCAACGGCCAGAGCGAAGCCCTGATGGGCGAGGCGCTGGCCCAGCTCCGGTGGAACCGGCTCGACTACGTCGTCTCCAGCAAGTTCTTCTGGGGCCTGGACCGTGGCAGCGCCGACAAACCCCGCATCAACGGCCGCGACACCCTCAACCGCAAGTACCTGCTGCAGGCGGTGGATGGCAGCTTGAAGCGCATGAAGCTCGACTGCATCGACCTCATCTACTGCCACCGCGCCGACCCGCACACCCCGGTGGACGAAACCGTCTGGGCCATGCACAACATCATCGAGCAAGGCAAGGCGCTCTACTGGGGCACCAGCGAATGGACCGCCGACGAAATTCGCACCGCCTGGGACATGGCCGAGCGCCACCACCTGCACAAGCCGGTGATGGAGCAGCCGCAATACCACCTGTTCCACCGCAAGCGCGTGGAGCAGGAGTACGCCCGGCTGTACGAGAGCCCCCAGGCTGCTGCTGCGCATCAGCCGCCCCCCGAGGGGGATGAGAAAACTTCGGGCGGCCGTGCGTTTTCTCATGAAGACATGGGCCTGGGCCTCACCACCTGGAGCCCGCTGGCCTCCGGCCTGCTCACCGGCAAATACCGCCAGGGCGTGCCCGCCGGCAGCCGTGGCGCGATGGAAAGCGTGAGCTTCCTGCGCGAGGGGCTGCTGGACGCCCGCAAGAACGCCGCCGTGGGCGAACTCGAAGCGGTTGCCAGGGAACTCGGCTGCAGCGTGGCGCAACTGGCGCTGGCCTGGGTGGCGCACAACCCGCGCGTCAGCAGCGTCATCCTCGGCGCCTCCAAACTGGCCCAACTGCACGAAAATCTCGGCGCCCTGGCCGTGCTGCCCAAGCTCACGACCGAGGTGCTGAAACGCATGGACGCGGTGACGGCGGGGTTGGCGCAGTAA
- a CDS encoding type II toxin-antitoxin system HicB family antitoxin, with protein MFDYPVTLTPDDGAVMATFADVPEAITFGMDEDEALLQAVDALEIALSFYVDARLALPAVSQAAPGQKTVRPSALECAKLGVYQAMTEQGIKKAELARRLGWHMPQVDRLFDLRHASKLDQIEAAANVLGRHIEITVA; from the coding sequence ATGTTTGACTACCCCGTGACCCTGACCCCCGATGACGGCGCCGTCATGGCGACGTTCGCCGATGTGCCCGAAGCCATCACCTTCGGCATGGATGAGGACGAAGCCTTGCTTCAAGCAGTGGATGCCCTCGAAATCGCGCTGTCGTTCTATGTGGATGCCCGCCTAGCGTTGCCCGCAGTCAGCCAAGCCGCGCCGGGACAAAAAACCGTGCGCCCTTCGGCGCTGGAATGCGCGAAGCTGGGCGTGTATCAAGCAATGACCGAGCAGGGCATCAAGAAAGCGGAACTCGCCCGTCGCCTGGGCTGGCATATGCCACAGGTTGATCGCTTGTTTGACTTGCGCCATGCCTCCAAACTGGATCAGATCGAGGCCGCGGCGAATGTGCTCGGACGGCATATCGAGATCACTGTAGCCTGA
- a CDS encoding type II toxin-antitoxin system HicA family toxin, translated as MTHLLLFSCELEAVEKGLEQQGASFQPGKGSHLKVFLNGRQSALPMHGTKELGKGIEAAIKRQLGLK; from the coding sequence ATAACACATCTGTTACTATTCAGCTGTGAACTCGAAGCAGTTGAAAAAGGGCTGGAACAGCAAGGCGCGAGCTTTCAGCCCGGCAAGGGTTCACACCTGAAAGTCTTCCTGAATGGCAGGCAATCCGCGTTGCCGATGCATGGCACCAAGGAACTCGGCAAGGGGATTGAGGCCGCCATCAAGCGCCAGCTTGGTTTGAAATGA
- a CDS encoding SDR family NAD(P)-dependent oxidoreductase yields MTTTKIAIVTGSSSGIGEATARALAAAGYTVYLGARRLDRLRAIAADIQGRALPLDVTDKASVEAFAAALPKHVHVLVNNAGGAIGLGPVAEFDEDQWLAMFQSNVLGLARMTRALHGRLQASGDGHVINIGSVAGFETYVGGAGYTAAKHAVRAISDTLRLEWLGQPMRVTEIDPGLVETDFSLVRFDGDAARAAKVYANTRPLSAGDVADAVVWAATRPAHVNIDQIVIRPTDQARADKVFRRTGV; encoded by the coding sequence ATGACCACCACCAAAATCGCCATCGTCACGGGTTCCTCATCCGGCATCGGTGAAGCCACCGCCCGGGCGCTTGCCGCCGCCGGTTACACCGTCTATCTCGGCGCCCGCCGGCTCGACCGGCTGCGCGCCATTGCCGCCGACATCCAAGGCCGCGCCCTGCCGCTGGACGTGACCGACAAGGCCAGCGTGGAGGCCTTCGCCGCCGCGCTGCCCAAGCACGTGCATGTGCTGGTGAACAACGCCGGTGGCGCCATCGGCCTGGGGCCGGTGGCCGAGTTCGACGAAGACCAGTGGCTGGCCATGTTCCAGAGCAATGTGCTGGGCCTGGCGCGCATGACCCGCGCGCTGCATGGGCGGCTGCAGGCCAGCGGCGACGGCCATGTCATCAACATCGGCTCCGTCGCCGGGTTCGAGACCTACGTCGGCGGCGCCGGCTACACCGCGGCCAAGCACGCGGTGCGCGCCATCAGCGACACCCTGCGGCTGGAATGGCTGGGCCAGCCGATGCGCGTCACCGAGATCGACCCCGGCCTGGTGGAAACCGACTTCTCGCTGGTGCGCTTCGACGGCGACGCCGCCCGCGCCGCCAAGGTCTACGCCAACACCCGCCCCTTGTCGGCCGGCGACGTGGCCGACGCCGTGGTCTGGGCCGCCACCCGCCCGGCGCATGTGAACATCGACCAGATCGTCATCCGCCCCACCGACCAGGCCCGCGCCGACAAGGTGTTTCGGCGCACGGGGGTTTGA
- the recJ gene encoding single-stranded-DNA-specific exonuclease RecJ, with protein sequence MKFIARDAPPRVVHTLRNAGIHPLLAQLLAARGVHDPAEVEPDMSALLPPKLLLGAEQAARVLADAIARGERLCIVADYDCDGATACAVGLRGLSMLGAQVGYVVPNRFTTGYGLSPAVADLVAQQPGGKPDWIVTVDNGIASVEGVARALQLGMRVLVTDHHLPGERLPDAAVIVNPNQPGCTFPSKNLAGVGVMFYVLLALRAELRARGVLTAATQPRLDGLLDLVALGTVADVVKLDTNNRLLVAHGLKRMREGRMQPGVRALFAAAAREPALASSFDLGFALGPRINAAGRLADMTVGIECLITDDGERAMQLAQTLDAINRERRGIEAGMREQAQEALARLQGQGDAAANASISLFSPDWHEGVVGIVAGRLKELHHRPAFVFAPGADGQLRGSGRSIPGFHLRDALDLVSKREPGLLVRFGGHAAASGCTIAADGFARFAAAFEAVASAWLSPALLARRLEVDGELGAEWFTPDVAQLLQAQVWGQGFAAPVFASRVEVLQQGQLGERHMKARVRLLDAPAGAGAGATRELIAWNRSDFLPAQARVAWRLDTNTWQGRTQTRMVLEAVEDAD encoded by the coding sequence ATGAAATTCATTGCGCGTGACGCGCCGCCGCGCGTCGTTCACACTTTGCGGAACGCCGGCATTCACCCCCTGCTGGCGCAGTTGCTGGCGGCGCGCGGGGTGCACGACCCGGCCGAGGTGGAGCCCGACATGTCCGCGCTGCTGCCGCCCAAGCTCTTGCTGGGCGCCGAGCAGGCGGCGCGCGTGCTGGCCGACGCCATTGCGCGCGGCGAGCGCCTGTGCATCGTCGCCGACTACGACTGCGACGGCGCCACCGCCTGCGCCGTGGGCCTGCGGGGCTTGAGCATGCTGGGCGCGCAGGTGGGCTATGTGGTGCCGAACCGCTTCACCACCGGCTACGGCCTGTCGCCCGCGGTGGCCGATCTGGTGGCGCAGCAGCCGGGCGGGAAGCCCGACTGGATCGTCACCGTGGACAACGGCATCGCCAGTGTGGAGGGCGTGGCGCGTGCCCTGCAACTCGGCATGCGGGTGCTCGTCACCGACCACCACCTGCCCGGCGAGCGCCTGCCGGATGCGGCCGTCATCGTCAACCCCAACCAGCCGGGCTGCACCTTTCCGAGCAAGAACCTGGCCGGCGTGGGGGTGATGTTTTACGTGCTGCTGGCGCTGCGCGCCGAGCTGCGCGCACGCGGCGTTTTGACGGCTGCCACCCAGCCCCGGCTGGACGGGCTGCTCGACTTGGTGGCGCTGGGCACGGTGGCCGACGTGGTGAAGCTCGACACCAACAACCGCCTGCTGGTGGCGCATGGCCTCAAGCGCATGCGCGAGGGCCGCATGCAGCCCGGCGTGCGCGCGCTGTTCGCCGCCGCCGCCCGAGAACCGGCGCTGGCCAGCAGCTTCGACCTGGGCTTCGCCCTCGGCCCCCGCATCAACGCGGCGGGACGGCTGGCCGACATGACCGTGGGCATCGAATGCCTGATCACCGACGATGGCGAGCGCGCCATGCAACTGGCGCAGACGCTCGACGCCATCAACCGCGAGCGGCGCGGCATCGAAGCCGGCATGCGCGAGCAGGCGCAGGAAGCCCTGGCGCGGCTGCAGGGCCAGGGCGACGCGGCTGCGAACGCCTCCATCAGCCTGTTCTCGCCGGACTGGCACGAGGGCGTGGTGGGCATCGTCGCCGGGCGGCTGAAAGAATTGCACCACCGTCCCGCCTTCGTCTTCGCGCCGGGCGCGGACGGCCAGTTGCGCGGCTCGGGCCGCTCCATCCCCGGCTTTCATCTGCGCGACGCGCTCGACCTCGTGTCCAAACGCGAACCCGGGCTGCTGGTGCGTTTCGGCGGGCACGCCGCCGCCTCGGGCTGCACCATTGCCGCCGATGGCTTCGCCCGCTTCGCCGCTGCTTTCGAAGCCGTCGCCAGCGCGTGGCTTTCGCCCGCGCTGCTGGCGCGCAGGCTGGAGGTGGACGGGGAATTGGGCGCCGAGTGGTTCACCCCGGACGTGGCGCAATTGCTGCAGGCCCAGGTGTGGGGCCAGGGCTTCGCCGCGCCGGTGTTCGCCAGCCGGGTGGAGGTGCTGCAGCAAGGACAGCTTGGCGAGCGCCACATGAAGGCCCGCGTGCGCCTGCTCGACGCCCCGGCCGGAGCCGGAGCCGGCGCCACGCGCGAACTCATCGCCTGGAACCGCAGCGATTTCCTTCCCGCCCAGGCCCGCGTCGCCTGGCGCCTGGACACCAACACCTGGCAGGGCCGCACCCAGACCCGCATGGTGCTGGAGGCGGTGGAGGATGCGGATTGA
- a CDS encoding EAL domain-containing protein: MEALAHANVATELDLLLLSVDQESVLYPELLEFLLHRAGLDAVWLGHRGPDGELVFDAVDGVGMAAYLAGVAIGFDGEVHEQGPTALAWTTGMPQIVTEWATDPRTVAWRDAGEQAGWRGGAILPMQGIDGRRDLLAMYSRKPGFFEQVHNQRLVWHLHAVLGLKLGRMRLMRQLREQGQSLQMLKAAIEASEAGMCVADAQAPDYPLVYVNPAFERITGYTAAQALGRNCRFLQGGERDQPALAEVRAALREGRSCSVELRNVRADGGVFWNEMSLAPVRGEAGAITHVVGLMNDVSARHALEAENASTQGLYRALLAEEELVLSATDLSEMLQQACERLSASDLFSAALVGRAGPQGDIDLLAQAGRTQISETWYRPKVAGEQAGQSLAARVWNSKCLQFSNDYLNDPAFAMYREEMREAGVRSVAITPILRGGHRWALLGVVSDRVGVFTPQVVELLERVAVLVGHGLDAFDLRRRLQQEHRHISWLAEHDPLTGLLNRRGLRLRLEEALSQVDVQGGFIAVGILDFDDFKQINDNYGHAAGDGLLRTVAARLVEAVRSSDTVARLGGDEIALVLQGMATRDDLEPMLSRIRRAVDLPVALPGGERMVHVRASLGCTIYPDDTSEPDELLRHADQALYAIKQQSRSASAPFWRVYQPATDRDHFNHLRLVRDRFAEGGLRVHYQPVVDLTSGRVTEVEALARLDDGNGKLMPPLDFIHQLGRDGLVALTGQVLRQAVTDAQQWQRDLGAELSIAVNMDPGMLASGEALALVNDVVATASFSARRIVLEILEHSDFLSLATAQQALSELRAVGCRIALDDVGSAYSSLLRMKELPIDIIKLDQGFIRGLAERPQDLRFVQSLTQLARGLGVDFVAEGAETEDIVEALRALRVPQAQGYGIARPMPASDFGPWLQSWSQRMRPSEPGLLTRIADMLVGLDVDLLLASRQSVQTPDLSISHPQEQCAICQWLQQSGLPHDSPLVLAHQELHAMFHDWLEAGRNADSSMIQSALDHFLRTAGDHLRSLREAPRP, encoded by the coding sequence TTGGAAGCGCTTGCCCACGCCAATGTGGCGACGGAACTGGACTTGCTGCTGTTGTCGGTCGACCAGGAGTCGGTTCTTTACCCCGAACTGCTGGAATTTTTGTTGCACCGCGCGGGGCTGGACGCCGTGTGGCTCGGGCATCGCGGACCCGATGGCGAACTGGTTTTCGACGCGGTTGACGGCGTCGGCATGGCGGCCTACCTGGCTGGTGTTGCCATCGGTTTCGATGGCGAGGTGCATGAGCAAGGGCCCACGGCTCTGGCATGGACGACCGGCATGCCGCAAATCGTGACCGAATGGGCGACTGACCCGCGCACCGTGGCATGGCGCGACGCTGGCGAGCAGGCCGGCTGGCGTGGAGGCGCGATCTTGCCGATGCAGGGCATAGACGGCCGGCGCGATCTGCTGGCGATGTACAGCCGCAAACCTGGTTTTTTCGAGCAAGTCCACAATCAGCGCCTGGTCTGGCATCTGCACGCCGTGCTGGGGCTGAAACTCGGGCGCATGCGCCTGATGCGCCAGTTGCGCGAGCAGGGGCAGTCGCTGCAAATGCTCAAGGCCGCGATCGAGGCCAGCGAAGCCGGCATGTGCGTGGCCGACGCCCAAGCGCCCGACTATCCGCTGGTGTATGTGAATCCGGCCTTCGAGCGCATCACCGGCTATACCGCGGCGCAGGCGCTGGGACGCAACTGCCGGTTTCTGCAAGGAGGCGAGCGCGATCAGCCGGCCTTGGCGGAAGTGCGCGCGGCGCTGCGCGAGGGCCGCAGTTGCAGCGTGGAGTTGCGCAACGTCCGGGCCGATGGCGGCGTGTTCTGGAATGAGATGAGCCTAGCCCCGGTGCGCGGCGAAGCCGGAGCGATCACCCATGTCGTCGGCCTGATGAACGACGTGAGCGCCCGCCACGCGCTGGAGGCCGAGAACGCGAGCACGCAGGGCCTGTACCGCGCCTTGCTGGCCGAGGAGGAACTGGTGCTGAGCGCAACAGATCTGTCCGAAATGTTGCAGCAGGCTTGCGAGCGCCTGAGCGCAAGCGACCTGTTCAGCGCGGCTCTGGTGGGCCGCGCCGGGCCGCAAGGCGATATCGACCTGCTGGCCCAGGCCGGGCGGACCCAGATCAGCGAGACTTGGTACCGCCCCAAGGTGGCAGGCGAACAGGCAGGCCAGAGCCTGGCGGCGCGGGTCTGGAACAGCAAGTGCCTGCAGTTCAGCAACGACTACCTGAATGATCCCGCCTTCGCGATGTACCGCGAGGAGATGCGCGAGGCCGGGGTACGCTCGGTGGCCATCACCCCGATTCTGCGCGGCGGGCATCGCTGGGCCCTTCTCGGCGTCGTGTCCGATCGGGTTGGCGTGTTCACCCCGCAGGTGGTGGAGTTGCTGGAGCGGGTCGCCGTGCTCGTCGGCCACGGGCTCGACGCCTTCGACCTGCGCCGCCGGCTGCAGCAGGAGCACCGGCATATCTCCTGGCTGGCGGAGCACGATCCGCTCACTGGCCTGCTCAACCGCCGCGGCCTGCGCCTGCGGCTGGAGGAGGCGCTGTCGCAGGTGGACGTGCAGGGCGGATTCATCGCGGTCGGCATTCTGGACTTCGACGATTTCAAGCAGATCAACGACAACTACGGCCATGCCGCCGGGGATGGCCTGCTGCGCACCGTGGCGGCGCGCCTGGTGGAGGCGGTGCGCTCCAGCGACACCGTGGCCCGCCTGGGTGGCGACGAGATCGCGCTGGTGTTGCAGGGCATGGCCACGCGCGACGACCTGGAGCCGATGCTGAGCCGCATTCGCCGCGCGGTGGACCTGCCCGTGGCGCTGCCCGGCGGCGAGCGCATGGTGCATGTGCGCGCCAGCCTGGGTTGCACCATCTACCCCGACGACACCAGCGAGCCCGACGAGTTGCTGCGCCACGCCGACCAGGCGCTCTATGCCATCAAGCAGCAGTCGCGCAGTGCCAGTGCTCCGTTCTGGCGCGTCTACCAGCCCGCCACCGACCGCGACCACTTCAACCACCTGCGTCTGGTGCGTGACCGCTTCGCCGAGGGCGGCCTGCGCGTGCACTACCAGCCCGTGGTCGACCTGACGAGCGGGCGGGTGACGGAGGTGGAAGCGCTGGCGCGGCTGGATGACGGCAACGGCAAACTCATGCCGCCGCTGGATTTCATTCATCAGCTCGGCCGCGATGGCCTCGTCGCCCTGACCGGCCAGGTGTTGCGCCAGGCCGTGACCGACGCCCAGCAATGGCAGCGCGACTTGGGCGCCGAGCTGAGCATTGCGGTGAACATGGACCCCGGCATGCTGGCCTCGGGCGAGGCGCTGGCCCTGGTGAACGACGTCGTCGCCACCGCGAGCTTTTCGGCCAGGCGCATCGTGCTCGAAATTCTGGAGCACAGCGACTTTCTTTCGCTCGCCACGGCGCAGCAAGCGTTGTCGGAGCTGCGCGCCGTGGGGTGCCGCATCGCGCTGGACGACGTCGGCAGTGCCTACTCCTCGCTGCTGCGCATGAAAGAGCTGCCGATCGACATCATCAAGCTCGACCAGGGCTTCATCCGCGGCCTGGCCGAGCGGCCGCAGGACTTGCGCTTCGTGCAGAGCCTGACGCAGTTGGCGCGCGGCCTGGGGGTGGATTTCGTCGCCGAGGGCGCCGAGACCGAAGACATCGTCGAGGCCCTGCGCGCCCTGCGCGTGCCGCAGGCGCAGGGCTACGGCATTGCCCGGCCCATGCCCGCCTCGGACTTCGGTCCGTGGCTGCAGAGCTGGTCGCAGCGCATGCGGCCGAGCGAGCCGGGCTTGCTCACGCGCATTGCCGACATGCTGGTGGGGCTGGACGTGGACCTGCTGCTGGCGTCGCGCCAATCGGTACAGACTCCGGACCTGTCCATCAGCCATCCGCAGGAGCAGTGCGCGATCTGCCAGTGGCTGCAGCAAAGCGGTCTGCCGCACGACAGCCCGCTCGTCCTCGCCCACCAGGAACTGCACGCCATGTTCCATGACTGGCTGGAAGCCGGAAGGAATGCCGACAGCAGCATGATCCAGTCGGCCCTCGACCACTTCCTGCGCACCGCGGGCGACCATCTCCGCAGCCTGCGCGAGGCCCCGAGGCCCTGA
- a CDS encoding ABC transporter ATP-binding protein — MNPPILIARDVDKRFAGGPQTVEVLAGASLQVQAAQSLAITGASGSGKSTLLHVLGGLDRADSGSIQVCGRDWAAMNAAEQGAWRNRCVGFVYQFHHLLPEFTALDNVMMPLRIRREAAASAQAKASEMLEHVGLGSRIHHKPGELSGGERQRVAVARALVTRPALLLADEPTGNLDTDAAQVIFDLLAHITREHGTAMVLVTHDPELAKRCDSVLHLSKGALRAPQPRREQPLEA, encoded by the coding sequence ATGAACCCACCCATCCTCATCGCCCGTGACGTCGACAAACGCTTCGCGGGTGGGCCGCAGACGGTCGAAGTTCTGGCCGGCGCCAGCCTGCAGGTGCAGGCGGCCCAATCGCTGGCCATCACCGGCGCCTCCGGCTCGGGCAAGAGCACGCTGCTGCATGTGCTCGGCGGGCTGGACCGGGCCGACTCCGGCAGCATCCAGGTGTGTGGCCGCGACTGGGCGGCGATGAACGCCGCCGAGCAAGGCGCCTGGCGCAACCGCTGCGTCGGCTTCGTCTACCAGTTCCATCATCTGCTGCCGGAATTCACCGCGCTGGACAACGTCATGATGCCGCTGCGCATCCGCCGCGAAGCCGCCGCATCGGCGCAGGCCAAGGCCAGCGAGATGCTGGAGCACGTGGGCCTGGGGTCGCGCATCCACCACAAGCCGGGCGAGCTGTCCGGCGGCGAGCGCCAGCGCGTGGCCGTGGCGCGCGCCCTGGTCACCCGCCCCGCCCTGCTGCTGGCCGACGAGCCCACCGGCAACCTCGACACCGACGCGGCCCAGGTGATTTTCGACCTGCTGGCGCATATCACCCGCGAACACGGCACCGCCATGGTGCTGGTGACCCACGACCCGGAACTGGCCAAGCGCTGCGACAGCGTGCTGCACCTGAGCAAAGGGGCCTTGCGGGCGCCGCAACCGCGGCGGGAACAGCCGCTGGAAGCTTGA
- a CDS encoding UDP-N-acetylglucosamine 4,6-dehydratase family protein — MKLRRRTTSRIGWLPPLNDAAVVALAWLASFAFRFSLFSNNAPANIVHIVAVSLPLAVVVWGGCLLAFGAYRTPWRHASLPDVRRLATASGVAALALAAALLVIRLPNFPRSIVFIHPLLAGAGLLALRLLARMRAERSSLGALRESAQPLLVLGSLDDAATVLQTLRASQQWRAVAIYSPTPSEAGRSLQGMDVLGPPLKLGTAARQLGVSHALVAGAAGSSARRLLLEQASDARLALLTLPRADDWLQAGAGAPAAGPRTLELDDLLGREAVQLDVRGLSELLAGRCALVTGAGGSIGSELCRQLARFGVGKLVCVDVSEFAIYQLEQELKARHPELPAVYLTANVREAERLRLLFAAHRPAVVFHAAAYKHVPLMEGDNAIEAVRTNVLGTLHAARAAAACGAQRFVLISTDKAVNPTNVMGASKRLAERALQAVARQHPGTRMVAVRFGNVLGSSGSVVPRFTQQIAAGGPVTVTHPDIVRFFMTIPEAAQLVLQAGLMGESGEIYVLDMGEPVKIVELARLMIRLSGKSEDEVPVVFTGLRPGEKLFEELLADDETTLPTPHPKLRVARHGDADARTLDLNALVACIATPNTALARQESPGRAQASTPSSGGDSLPSGGPGATPTAEPDAAQVKALLAALVPEYQAQVEVQVQLQNPTNPSRPAP, encoded by the coding sequence ATGAAACTCAGGCGCCGCACCACCAGCCGCATCGGCTGGCTTCCTCCCTTGAACGACGCGGCCGTGGTGGCACTGGCCTGGCTCGCGTCCTTCGCCTTTCGCTTCAGTCTGTTCAGCAACAACGCGCCCGCCAATATCGTGCACATCGTCGCCGTCAGCCTGCCGCTGGCGGTTGTGGTGTGGGGCGGCTGCCTGCTGGCCTTCGGCGCGTATCGCACGCCGTGGCGCCACGCCAGCCTGCCGGACGTGCGCCGCCTGGCCACGGCCTCGGGGGTTGCCGCGCTGGCGCTGGCGGCGGCGCTGCTGGTCATACGCCTGCCCAATTTTCCGCGCTCCATCGTCTTCATCCATCCGCTGCTGGCGGGTGCCGGCTTGCTCGCCCTGCGCCTGCTGGCGCGCATGCGCGCCGAGCGCAGCAGCCTGGGCGCGCTGCGCGAGAGCGCCCAGCCGCTGCTGGTGCTGGGCAGCCTGGACGACGCCGCCACCGTGCTGCAAACCCTGCGTGCCAGCCAGCAATGGCGGGCCGTGGCCATCTACAGCCCAACGCCCTCGGAAGCCGGCCGCAGCCTGCAGGGCATGGACGTGCTCGGGCCGCCGCTGAAGCTGGGCACCGCCGCGCGGCAGCTGGGCGTGAGCCACGCCCTGGTGGCTGGCGCCGCAGGTTCATCCGCCCGCCGCCTGCTGCTGGAGCAGGCCAGCGATGCGCGCCTCGCCCTGCTCACCCTGCCGCGCGCCGACGACTGGCTGCAAGCCGGGGCCGGGGCACCCGCGGCCGGCCCGCGCACCCTGGAACTCGACGATCTGCTGGGACGCGAAGCCGTGCAGCTCGACGTGCGCGGCCTGTCGGAGCTGCTGGCCGGGCGCTGCGCCCTGGTCACGGGTGCGGGCGGCTCCATCGGCTCGGAACTGTGCCGCCAGCTCGCCCGGTTCGGCGTGGGCAAGCTGGTGTGCGTCGATGTGTCCGAGTTCGCCATCTACCAGTTGGAGCAGGAGCTCAAGGCCCGCCACCCGGAGCTGCCGGCGGTCTACCTCACCGCCAATGTGCGCGAGGCCGAGCGCCTGCGTTTGTTATTTGCCGCCCACCGGCCGGCGGTGGTGTTCCACGCCGCGGCCTACAAGCATGTGCCGCTGATGGAGGGCGACAACGCGATCGAGGCGGTACGCACCAATGTGCTGGGCACGCTGCACGCCGCGCGCGCCGCAGCCGCCTGCGGCGCGCAGCGCTTCGTGCTCATCTCCACCGACAAGGCCGTGAACCCCACCAATGTGATGGGCGCGAGCAAGCGCCTGGCCGAGCGTGCCTTGCAGGCCGTGGCCAGGCAGCACCCGGGCACGCGCATGGTGGCCGTGCGCTTCGGCAATGTGCTGGGCTCCAGCGGCAGCGTGGTGCCGCGCTTCACGCAGCAAATCGCCGCCGGCGGTCCGGTCACGGTGACGCACCCGGACATCGTGCGGTTTTTCATGACCATTCCCGAAGCCGCGCAACTCGTGCTGCAGGCCGGGCTGATGGGCGAGAGCGGCGAAATCTATGTGCTCGACATGGGCGAGCCGGTGAAGATCGTCGAACTCGCGCGGCTCATGATTCGCCTCTCCGGCAAGAGCGAAGACGAAGTGCCGGTGGTGTTCACCGGCCTGCGTCCTGGCGAAAAGCTGTTCGAGGAATTGCTGGCCGACGACGAAACCACCTTGCCCACGCCCCACCCCAAACTGCGCGTGGCGCGGCATGGCGACGCCGATGCCCGCACCCTCGACCTGAACGCGCTGGTCGCCTGCATCGCCACGCCCAATACGGCCCTGGCACGCCAGGAAAGCCCGGGCCGCGCCCAAGCTTCCACACCCTCCTCGGGGGGCGATTCCTTGCCGAGCGGCGGCCCTGGGGCCACGCCCACTGCAGAGCCCGATGCCGCCCAGGTCAAGGCCCTGCTGGCTGCGCTGGTGCCCGAATATCAGGCCCAAGTCGAAGTGCAAGTCCAGCTCCAGAACCCCACCAACCCTTCCCGGCCCGCGCCATGA